A single region of the Oncorhynchus kisutch isolate 150728-3 linkage group LG30, Okis_V2, whole genome shotgun sequence genome encodes:
- the LOC109874556 gene encoding cactin-like: MGPKKYHRSRSGSRSRNRNRSKISRSRSPEEKRCRSRSVGRNQNPRRIARSESGSSDSSGGPAGRQWPPSRGHPGSRSDSDSDQRRKLKGKSKDRSSSDSDDPKERKEREKKKGRREDKGEKRRGCSQSQYDLGSSADQKRVKDGGSIDRERRWQRSADRGSRSPSRERERQIRERMKSRERDPSRGEESSQDRERSSRRSENRGRREGSSGRDKDRKRRRSGSSDSSKSSGSEGGACGGSPGSGEAGPSARDEKKNQREMLKALETPEEKRARRLAKKEAKERKKREKMGWSEEYMGYTNADNPFGDNNLLGTFKWQKALDRKGIGHLGEKDLKDRNKRIQEENRRELQKVKQLRLEREREKAMRETELEMLQREKEAEHFKTWAEQEDNFHLHQAKLRSKIRIRDGRAKPIDLLAKYISAEDDDLAVEMHEPYTFLNGLTVTDMDDLLEDIKVYMELEQGKNVDYWRDMTTITEDEISKLRKLEASGKGPGDRRDGINTSVSTDVQIVFKGKTYSQLQALNLNMETKIRAGGSNLDIGYWESLMQQVRVYMGRARLRERHQDVLRQKLFKLKQEQGVESVPLFPIIKEEPEEEDVTEKEDPPSKEPGTASSSPSANQKSATEKDDQVAGPSTEGDGEKEGEEKGEVVEAVLTEEDLIQQSQAEYDSGRYSPTLLLPSELPLDTHTITPDEDTQKLHLSRRQLAVTGDANENAEDEFVRRAKQGMGGDEAQFSVELPLTGKMYLWADKYRPRKPRFFNRVHTGFEWNKYNQTHYDFDNPPPKIVQGYKFNIFYPDLINKRSTPQYFLEPSPDNKDFGVLRFHAGPPYEDIAFKIVNREWEYSHRHGFRCQFANGIFQLWFHFKRYRYRR; encoded by the exons ATGGGTCCGAAAAAGTATCATCGGTCCCGTTCTGGCTCTCGTAGTCGGAACCGAAACAGGTCCAAAATAAGTAGATCACGATCACCCGAAGAGAAAAGATGCCGGAGTCGGTCCGTGGGTCGGAACCAAAATCCCCGGAGAATTGCGCGTTCTGAGAGCGGAAGCTCGGACAGCAGTGGTGGACCTGCGGGGCGACAATGGCCGCCTAGCAGAGGCCATCCCGGGTCGAGAAGCGACTCAGACAGCGACCAGAGACGTAAACTGAAGGGCAAGTCAAAAGACCGATCCAG CTCTGACTCAGATGATccaaaggagaggaaggaaagagagaaaaagaaaggcaGAAGAGAAgacaaaggagagaagaggaggggctgCAGCCAGTCCCAGTACGATTTAGGGTCCAGTGCAGACCAGAAGAGAGTGAAGGATGGGGGGAGCATTGACCGGGAGAGGAGATGGCAGAGGAGTGCAGACAGAGGGAGCAGAAGCCCTAGCAGAGAGAGGGAACGACAGATCAGGGAGAGGAtgaaaagcagagagagggacCCAAGCCGAGGTGAGGAGAGTagtcaagacagagagagaagcagccgGAGGAGTGAAAACcgcgggaggagagagggaagcagcGGTAGGGACAAAGATAGGAAAAGACGTCGCTCTGGCTCCTCTGACTCGTCTAAGAGCTCTGGGTCGGAGGGCGGGGCCTGTGGAGGCAGCCCGGGGTCTGGAGAGGCCGGGCCCTCGGCTCGAGATGAGAAGAAGAACCAGAGAGAGATGCTGAAGGCCCTGGAGACCCCAGAGGAGAAGAGGGCCAGACGACTGGCCAAGAAGGAGGccaaggagaggaagaagagggagaagatgGGCTGGAGTGAGGAGTACATGGGCTATACCAATGCAGACAACCCCTTTGGAGACAACAACCTGCTGGGCACCTTCAAATGGCAGaag GCTCTAGACAGGAAGGGCATTGGCCATCTGGGTGAGAAGGACCTGAAAGACAGAAACAAACGCATCCAGGAGGAGAATCGAAGAGAACTGCAGAAG gTGAAGCAGCTGcgactggagagggagagagagaaggccatgagagagacagagctagagatgctgcagagagagaaggaggcagagCATTTCAAAACCTGGGCAGAACAAGAGGATAACTTCCACCTGCACCAGGCCAAGCTACG GTCTAAGATCCGTATCCGTGACGGCCGTGCTAAGCCCATAGACCTGTTGGCTAAGTACATCAGTGCTGAGGATGACGACCTGGCTGTGGAGATGCACGAACCTTACACCTTCCTCAATGGACTCACCGTCACTGACATGGACGACCTGCTTGAAGACatcaag GTGTACATGGAGCTGGAGCAGGGCAAGAATGTGGACTACTGGAGGGACATGACCACCATCACAGAGGACGAGATCAGCAAGCTCCGGAAACTGGAGGCATCTGGAAAAGGCCCAG GTGACCGTCGTGATGGCATTAACACGTCAGTGAGCACCGATGTTCAGATAGTGTTTAAGGGAAAGACCTACAGCCAGCTCCAGGCGCTGAACCTCAACATGGAGACTAAGATCCGAGCTGGGGGATCCAACCTGGACATAGGATACTGGGAGAGTCTGATGCAGCAAGTCAGGGTCTACATGGGCCGAGCACG gttgagagagaggcaCCAGGATGTGTTGCGTCAGAAGCTGTTCAAGTTGAAACAGGAGCAGGGAGTGGAGAGTGTGCCTCTCTTCCCCATTATCAAAGAGGAGCCTGAGGAAGAGGATGT GACCGAGAAAGAAGACCCTCCCTCAAAGGAGCCTGGCACCGCCTCTTCCTCCCCTTCCGCCAATCAGAAGAGCGCAACAGAGAAGGATGACCAAGTGGCAGGCCCATCCACAGAGGGAGAtggtgagaaggagggagaggagaagggtgaGGTGGTAGAGGCCGTTCTGACCGAGGAGGATTTGATCCAGCAGAGCCAGGCAGAGTATGACTCTGGTCGCTACAGTCCCACCCTGCTGCTGCCCTCAGAGCTACcgctggacacacacaccatcacacctgaCGAAGACACACAAAAACTACACCTCTCACGCAGACAGCTCGCTGTCACAG GTGATGCCAATGAGAATGCGGAGGATGAGTTTGTGCGTCGTGCCAAACAGGGCATGGGCGGGGACGAGGCTCAGTTTAGCGTGGAGCTTCCCCTAACGGGCAAGATGTACCTGTGGGCCGACAAATACCGTCCCCGGAAACCACGCTTCTTCAACAGGGTCCACACAGGCTTTGAGTGGAACAAATATAACCAGACGCATTACGACTTCGACAACCCTCCGCCTAAGATCGTCCAGGGCTACAAGTTCAACATCTTCTACCCGGACCTGATCAACAAACGTTCCACGCCGCAGTACTTCCTAGAACCCAGTCCTGACAACAAGGACTTTGGGGTTCTGCGGTTCCACGCGGGCCCGCCATACGAGGACATTGCCTTTAAGATTGTGAACCGCGAGTGGGAGTACTCGCACCGTCATGGGTTCCGCTGTCAGTTCGCCAATGGGATTTTCCAGCTGTGGTTCCACTTCAAGAGGTACCGCTACAGGAGATAG
- the LOC109874557 gene encoding ubiquitin-conjugating enzyme E2 R1-like isoform X2, which produces MAQHGPVHVASSQKALMLEMKSLQEEPVEGFKITLVDEADLYNWEVAIFGPPNTHYEGGYFKARIKFPVDYPYSPPAFRFLTKMWHPNIYENGDVCISILHPPVDDPQSGELPSERWNPTQNVRYTPSQTILLSVISLLNEPNTSSPANVDASVMYRKWRDSKDREYSEIIRKQVLATKAEAERDGVKVPTTLAEYCVRTRAPPPDEGSDLFYDDYYDDEDLEDEDEDDCCYDEDDSGTEES; this is translated from the exons ATGGCGCAACATGGTCCTGTTCACGTAGCAAGCTCACAAAAAGCATTAATGCTAGAAATGAAGAGCCTTCAAGAGGAGCCAGTCGAAGGCTTCAAAATAACATTGGTCGATGAAGCAGATCTCTACAATTGGGAAGTGGCAATTTTTGGACCTCCTAACACTCACTATGAAGGGGGCTATTTCAAG GCTCGTATCAAGTTCCCCGTTGACTACCCCTACTCGCCACCTGCCTTCCGTTTCCTCACCAAGATGTGGCACCCCAACATCTATGAG AATGGGGACGTATGTATATCCATTCTGCACCCTCCAGTTGATGACCCTCAGAGTGGGGAGCTGCCCTCTGAGAGGTGGAACCCTACCCAGAACGTCAGGTACACGCCCTCTca GACCATCCTTCTGAGTGTGATCTCTCTGCTGAACGAGCCCAACACCTCCTCCCCTGCCAACGTGGACGCCTCCGTCATGTACCGCAAGTGGAGGGACAGCAAGGACAGAGAGTACAGCGAGATAATCAG gaaGCAGGTATTGGCCACTAAGGCTGAAGCGGAGCGCGACGGGGTGAAGGTCCCCACAACACTGGCCGAATACTGTGTCCGCACACGCGCCCCACCCCCCGACGAGGGCTCCGACCTCTTCTACGACGATTACTATGACGACGAGGATCTGGAGGACGAAGACGAGGACGACTGCTGCTATGATGAAGACGACTCTGGGACGGAGGAGTCGTGA
- the LOC109874557 gene encoding ubiquitin-conjugating enzyme E2 R1-like isoform X3, with the protein MAQHGPVHVASSQKALMLEMKSLQEEPVEGFKITLVDEADLYNWEVAIFGPPNTHYEGGYFKARIKFPVDYPYSPPAFRFLTKMWHPNIYENGDVCISILHPPVDDPQSGELPSERWNPTQNVRTILLSVISLLNEPNTSSPANVDASVMYRKWRDSKDREYSEIIRKQVLATKAEAERDGVKVPTTLAEYCVRTRAPPPDEGSDLFYDDYYDDEDLEDEDEDDCCYDEDDSGTEES; encoded by the exons ATGGCGCAACATGGTCCTGTTCACGTAGCAAGCTCACAAAAAGCATTAATGCTAGAAATGAAGAGCCTTCAAGAGGAGCCAGTCGAAGGCTTCAAAATAACATTGGTCGATGAAGCAGATCTCTACAATTGGGAAGTGGCAATTTTTGGACCTCCTAACACTCACTATGAAGGGGGCTATTTCAAG GCTCGTATCAAGTTCCCCGTTGACTACCCCTACTCGCCACCTGCCTTCCGTTTCCTCACCAAGATGTGGCACCCCAACATCTATGAG AATGGGGACGTATGTATATCCATTCTGCACCCTCCAGTTGATGACCCTCAGAGTGGGGAGCTGCCCTCTGAGAGGTGGAACCCTACCCAGAACGTCAG GACCATCCTTCTGAGTGTGATCTCTCTGCTGAACGAGCCCAACACCTCCTCCCCTGCCAACGTGGACGCCTCCGTCATGTACCGCAAGTGGAGGGACAGCAAGGACAGAGAGTACAGCGAGATAATCAG gaaGCAGGTATTGGCCACTAAGGCTGAAGCGGAGCGCGACGGGGTGAAGGTCCCCACAACACTGGCCGAATACTGTGTCCGCACACGCGCCCCACCCCCCGACGAGGGCTCCGACCTCTTCTACGACGATTACTATGACGACGAGGATCTGGAGGACGAAGACGAGGACGACTGCTGCTATGATGAAGACGACTCTGGGACGGAGGAGTCGTGA
- the LOC109874557 gene encoding pre-mRNA-processing ATP-dependent RNA helicase PRP5-like isoform X1: protein MYKDRVRRDNQVGRHMHKDRIRRDNQVGRHMHKDRVRRDNQVGKHMHKDRVRRDNQVGRHMHKDRVRRDNQVGRHMHKDRVRRDNQVGKHMHKDRVRLDNQVGKHMHKDRVRLDNQVGRHMHKDRVRLDNQVGRHMHKDRVRLDNQVGKHMHKDREYSEIIRSVNICTRTEYAEIIRKQVLATKAEAERDGVKVPTTLAEYCVRTRAPPPDEGSDLFYDDYYDDEDLEDEDEDDCCYDEDDSGTEES, encoded by the exons ATGTACAAGGACAGAGTACGCCGAGATAATCAGGTCGGTAGACATATGCACAAGGACAGAATACGCCGAGATAATCAGGTCGGTAGACATATGCACAAGGACAGAGTACGCAGAGATAATCAGGTCGGTAAACATATGCACAAGGACAGAGTACGCCGAGATAATCAGGTCGGTAGACATATGCACAAGGACAGAGTACGCAGAGATAATCAGGTCGGTAGACATATGCACAAGGACAGAGTACGCCGAGATAATCAGGTCGGTAAACATATGCACAAGGACAGAGTACGCCTAGATAATCAGGTCGGTAAACATATGCACAAGGACAGAGTACGCCTAGATAATCAGGTCGGTAGACATATGCACAAGGACAGAGTACGCCTAGATAATCAGGTCGGTAGACATATGCACAAGGACAGAGTACGCCTAGATAATCAGGTCGGTAAACATATGCACAAGGACAGAGAGTACAGCGAGATAATCAGGTCGGTAAACATATGCACAAGGACAGAGTACGCCGAGATAATCAG gaaGCAGGTATTGGCCACTAAGGCTGAAGCGGAGCGCGACGGGGTGAAGGTCCCCACAACACTGGCCGAATACTGTGTCCGCACACGCGCCCCACCCCCCGACGAGGGCTCCGACCTCTTCTACGACGATTACTATGACGACGAGGATCTGGAGGACGAAGACGAGGACGACTGCTGCTATGATGAAGACGACTCTGGGACGGAGGAGTCGTGA